The following are from one region of the Takifugu rubripes chromosome 12, fTakRub1.2, whole genome shotgun sequence genome:
- the LOC101066270 gene encoding zinc finger protein 385D-like isoform X2, with translation MYFGNMCNGVLPLLTRPSPGRTQASLDVQLLPFLADMDHFHKSMMGSGYRPTSPQKRKARACSVFRLRLNSQTQIASHYCGPKHAKRLKAPDAADVKIGTSELVTKETTLQSPSPSRSPSFSNDTTSEAPVSDTAPSSHSPPESFMAPSEAPAPLGTPDKDAKKDRETDTGPEGETEEEKAKRLLYCSLCKVAVNSASQLQAHNSTKHKTMLAARSGDGAIKSFPRVGVKVKLAAPSEMSTGLQNKTFHCEICDVHVNSETQLKQHISSRRHKDRAAGKPAKPKFSPYTSSQRHHSLQSIRLTLQKTQNLTKPLASCLIPQLSVAAALGSLPSFPLHPASSSSHALFQGQPLPQALLHPAPGPMAPTHSQVLFSPY, from the exons ATGTATTTCG GTAACATGTGCAACGGCGTTCTGCCCCTTCTGACGCGTCCCTCGCCTGGAAGAACCCAGGCGTCCCTAGATGTGCAGCTCCTCCCGTTCCTGGCTGAT atGGATCATTTTCATAAATCCATGATGGGTTCAGGCTACAGACCAACCTCGCCCCAGAAGAGGAAGGCCAGGGCCTGCAGCGTCTTTCGACTGAGGCTCAACTCTCAA ACGCAGATCGCCTCCCATTATTGTGGCCCCAAACACGCTAAAAGGCTTAAGGCTCCGGACGCCGCGGATGTAAAGATCGGGACCTCTGAGCTGGTCACCAAGGAAACCACGTTGCAGAGCCCCTCGCCATCGCGCTCACCGTCTTTCAGCAATGACACGACATCAGAAG CCCCGGTCTCAGACACAGCACCATCGAGCCACAGCCCTCCTGAATCTTTCATGGCACCGTCTGAAGCGCCGGCCCCCCTGGGGACGCCAGACAAAGATGCAAaaaaggacagagagacagacacgGGTCCGGAGGgggaaacagaggaggagaaggctaaacgcctcctctactgctcccTCTGCAAGGTTGCTGTCAACTCGGCCTCTCAGCTGCAGGCTCACAACA GCACCAAGCACAAGACCATGTTGGCGGCGAGGAGCGGTGACGGAGCCATCAAGTCCTTCCCCCGGGTGGGGGTCAAGGTCAAGTTGGCCGCGCCGTCTGAGATGTCAACCGGGCTCCAGAACAAAACTTTCCACTGCGAGATCTGCGACGTGCACGTCAACTCCGAGACACAGTTAAAACAG cacatcagcagcaggaggcacaAAGACAGGGCGGCGGGGAAGCCGGCCAAGCCCAAGTTCAGCCCCTACACCTCCAGCCAGCGTCACCACAGCCTCCAGTCA ATCCGTCTGACCCTGCAGAAGACCCAGAACCTGACCAAACCTCTGGCGTCATGCCTCATACCTCAACTCTCAGTGGCTGCCGCCCTGGGGTCCTTGCCCTCCTTCCCCCTTCATCCCGCCTCCAGCTCAAGCCACGCCCTCTTCCAGGgacagcccctcccacaggcTCTCTTGCACCCGGCTCCTGGGCCCATGGCTCCCACGCACTCCCAGGTTCTGTTTTCTCCCTACTGA
- the LOC101066270 gene encoding zinc finger protein 385D-like isoform X1 — protein sequence MYFGNMCNGVLPLLTRPSPGRTQASLDVQLLPFLADMDHFHKSMMGSGYRPTSPQKRKARACSVFRLRLNSQTQIASHYCGPKHAKRLKAPDAADVKIGTSELVTKETTLQSPSPSRSPSFSNDTTSEAPVSDTAPSSHSPPESFMAPSEAPAPLGTPDKDAKKDRETDTGPEGETEEEKAKRLLYCSLCKVAVNSASQLQAHNSGTKHKTMLAARSGDGAIKSFPRVGVKVKLAAPSEMSTGLQNKTFHCEICDVHVNSETQLKQHISSRRHKDRAAGKPAKPKFSPYTSSQRHHSLQSIRLTLQKTQNLTKPLASCLIPQLSVAAALGSLPSFPLHPASSSSHALFQGQPLPQALLHPAPGPMAPTHSQVLFSPY from the exons ATGTATTTCG GTAACATGTGCAACGGCGTTCTGCCCCTTCTGACGCGTCCCTCGCCTGGAAGAACCCAGGCGTCCCTAGATGTGCAGCTCCTCCCGTTCCTGGCTGAT atGGATCATTTTCATAAATCCATGATGGGTTCAGGCTACAGACCAACCTCGCCCCAGAAGAGGAAGGCCAGGGCCTGCAGCGTCTTTCGACTGAGGCTCAACTCTCAA ACGCAGATCGCCTCCCATTATTGTGGCCCCAAACACGCTAAAAGGCTTAAGGCTCCGGACGCCGCGGATGTAAAGATCGGGACCTCTGAGCTGGTCACCAAGGAAACCACGTTGCAGAGCCCCTCGCCATCGCGCTCACCGTCTTTCAGCAATGACACGACATCAGAAG CCCCGGTCTCAGACACAGCACCATCGAGCCACAGCCCTCCTGAATCTTTCATGGCACCGTCTGAAGCGCCGGCCCCCCTGGGGACGCCAGACAAAGATGCAAaaaaggacagagagacagacacgGGTCCGGAGGgggaaacagaggaggagaaggctaaacgcctcctctactgctcccTCTGCAAGGTTGCTGTCAACTCGGCCTCTCAGCTGCAGGCTCACAACAGCG GCACCAAGCACAAGACCATGTTGGCGGCGAGGAGCGGTGACGGAGCCATCAAGTCCTTCCCCCGGGTGGGGGTCAAGGTCAAGTTGGCCGCGCCGTCTGAGATGTCAACCGGGCTCCAGAACAAAACTTTCCACTGCGAGATCTGCGACGTGCACGTCAACTCCGAGACACAGTTAAAACAG cacatcagcagcaggaggcacaAAGACAGGGCGGCGGGGAAGCCGGCCAAGCCCAAGTTCAGCCCCTACACCTCCAGCCAGCGTCACCACAGCCTCCAGTCA ATCCGTCTGACCCTGCAGAAGACCCAGAACCTGACCAAACCTCTGGCGTCATGCCTCATACCTCAACTCTCAGTGGCTGCCGCCCTGGGGTCCTTGCCCTCCTTCCCCCTTCATCCCGCCTCCAGCTCAAGCCACGCCCTCTTCCAGGgacagcccctcccacaggcTCTCTTGCACCCGGCTCCTGGGCCCATGGCTCCCACGCACTCCCAGGTTCTGTTTTCTCCCTACTGA
- the smap2 gene encoding stromal membrane-associated protein 2 codes for MMTGKSVKDVDRYQTVLNSLLALEENKYCADCESKGPRWASWNLGIFICIRCAGIHRNLGVHISKVKSVNLDQWTQEQVQSVQEMGNAKAKRLYEAFLPKCFQRPETDQSAEIFIRDKYDKKKYMDKVIDIQMLRKEKSYDNIPKEPVVFEKMKLKKEASPKTDSQSVTDLLGLDAPAPSPAVANGAGCAPDCNESSAVSSQAQAQSAIDLFNSLPAPCSSSAKTMSVPGSLPQSRVTASVPENLSLFLDPAPRTDEGTVKKLSKDSILSLYGSSPSLHASSMAPHGLYMNQMGYVTHPYGSYHSLAQAGGMGGAIMTSQMAMMGQQPSRAMGLHQNGVMGQQNGLMGAQGVMAQPSGVMSSPYMAAMAQGMMGQQQSGMMVQQQQAPFHHQVYGAQNAQQMQWNVSQMSQHMAGMNLYSSSGTMGYSSQHTGGGPAAPNSTHMAAHIWK; via the exons ATGATGACGGGGAAATCAGTGAAGGACGTAGACAGGTACCAGACTGTCCTCAACTCCTTACTGGCACTGGAGGAGAACAAATACTGCGCGGACTGCGAATCGAAAG GGCCAAGATGGGCGTCCTGGAATTTGGGCATATTCATCTGTATCCGCTGTGCTGGTATCCATCGAAACCTGGGGGTCCACATCTCCAAGGTCAAGTCTGTCAATCTGGACCAGTGGACtcaggaacaggtccag AGCGTTCAGGAGATGGGAAACGCCAAAGCCAAACGTCTCTACGAGGCTTTCTTACCCAAGTGCTTCCAGCGACCTGAAACTGACCAGTCTGCAGAGATCTTCATCAGGGACAAATACGACAAGAAGAAGTACATGGACAAAGTCATCGACATCCAGATGCTGAGG aaagaaaagagctaCGACAACATACCCAAGGAGCCCGTTGTGTTTGAGAAGATGAAACTG AAGAAAGAAGCCAGCCCAAAGACCGATTCCCAGTCTGTGACAGACCTGCTCGGATTAG ATGCCCCTGCTCCGAGCCCTGCGGTGGCTAATGGGGCAGGATGTGCTCCAGACTGTAATGAGAGCTCAGCGGTGTCCAGTCAAGCTCAGGCACAATCTGCAATCGATCTCTTCAACTCTCTACCAGCTCCCTGCTCATCCTCTGCAAAAACAATG TCGGTCCCCGGTTCCTTGCCTCAGAGCAGAGTGACCGCCTCAGTGCCTGAAAATCTCAGTCTTTTCCTCGATCCAGCACCGAGAACCGACGAGGGCACTGTGAAGAAACTCTCCAAGGACTCCATTCTTTCCCTGTAtggctcctccccttctctGCACGCCAGCAGTATGGCTCCTCACG GGCTGTACATGAATCAAATGGGCTATGTGACGCACCCATATGGGTCGTACCACTCTTTAGCCCAGGCGGGCGGAATGGGTGGCGCCATAATGACATCACAGATGGCCATGATGGGACAGCAACCCAGCAGAGCGATGGGACTTCATCAGAATGGCGTGATGGGACAACAGAATGGCCTAATGGGAGCCCAGGGTGTCATGGCTCAGCCCAGTGGGGTTATGTCATCACCCTATATGGCAGCAATGGCCCAGGGCATGATgggacagcagcagagtggaatgatggtgcagcagcagcaagcacCTTTTCATCATCAGGTGTATGGAGCCCAAAATGCCCAGCAGATGCAGTGGAATGtttcccag ATGTCCCAGCACATGGCGGGCATGAACCTCTACAGCTCCAGCGGCACGATGGGATACAGCAGTCAACACACGGGAGGAGGACCGGCGGCGCCGAACTCGACGCACATGGCGGCGCATATCTGGAAGTGA
- the LOC101066270 gene encoding zinc finger protein 385D-like isoform X3 translates to MCNGVLPLLTRPSPGRTQASLDVQLLPFLADMDHFHKSMMGSGYRPTSPQKRKARACSVFRLRLNSQTQIASHYCGPKHAKRLKAPDAADVKIGTSELVTKETTLQSPSPSRSPSFSNDTTSEAPVSDTAPSSHSPPESFMAPSEAPAPLGTPDKDAKKDRETDTGPEGETEEEKAKRLLYCSLCKVAVNSASQLQAHNSGTKHKTMLAARSGDGAIKSFPRVGVKVKLAAPSEMSTGLQNKTFHCEICDVHVNSETQLKQHISSRRHKDRAAGKPAKPKFSPYTSSQRHHSLQSIRLTLQKTQNLTKPLASCLIPQLSVAAALGSLPSFPLHPASSSSHALFQGQPLPQALLHPAPGPMAPTHSQVLFSPY, encoded by the exons ATGTGCAACGGCGTTCTGCCCCTTCTGACGCGTCCCTCGCCTGGAAGAACCCAGGCGTCCCTAGATGTGCAGCTCCTCCCGTTCCTGGCTGAT atGGATCATTTTCATAAATCCATGATGGGTTCAGGCTACAGACCAACCTCGCCCCAGAAGAGGAAGGCCAGGGCCTGCAGCGTCTTTCGACTGAGGCTCAACTCTCAA ACGCAGATCGCCTCCCATTATTGTGGCCCCAAACACGCTAAAAGGCTTAAGGCTCCGGACGCCGCGGATGTAAAGATCGGGACCTCTGAGCTGGTCACCAAGGAAACCACGTTGCAGAGCCCCTCGCCATCGCGCTCACCGTCTTTCAGCAATGACACGACATCAGAAG CCCCGGTCTCAGACACAGCACCATCGAGCCACAGCCCTCCTGAATCTTTCATGGCACCGTCTGAAGCGCCGGCCCCCCTGGGGACGCCAGACAAAGATGCAAaaaaggacagagagacagacacgGGTCCGGAGGgggaaacagaggaggagaaggctaaacgcctcctctactgctcccTCTGCAAGGTTGCTGTCAACTCGGCCTCTCAGCTGCAGGCTCACAACAGCG GCACCAAGCACAAGACCATGTTGGCGGCGAGGAGCGGTGACGGAGCCATCAAGTCCTTCCCCCGGGTGGGGGTCAAGGTCAAGTTGGCCGCGCCGTCTGAGATGTCAACCGGGCTCCAGAACAAAACTTTCCACTGCGAGATCTGCGACGTGCACGTCAACTCCGAGACACAGTTAAAACAG cacatcagcagcaggaggcacaAAGACAGGGCGGCGGGGAAGCCGGCCAAGCCCAAGTTCAGCCCCTACACCTCCAGCCAGCGTCACCACAGCCTCCAGTCA ATCCGTCTGACCCTGCAGAAGACCCAGAACCTGACCAAACCTCTGGCGTCATGCCTCATACCTCAACTCTCAGTGGCTGCCGCCCTGGGGTCCTTGCCCTCCTTCCCCCTTCATCCCGCCTCCAGCTCAAGCCACGCCCTCTTCCAGGgacagcccctcccacaggcTCTCTTGCACCCGGCTCCTGGGCCCATGGCTCCCACGCACTCCCAGGTTCTGTTTTCTCCCTACTGA